Proteins from one Prevotella sp. E2-28 genomic window:
- a CDS encoding nucleotidyltransferase encodes MKPTLFLLAAGMGSRYGGLKQLDGLGPNGETIMDYSIYDAIQAGFGKIVWVIRKDFEEQFRTQILAKYQGQVPCELCFQALDALPEGFKVPEGRVKPWGTNHAVLMGKDVIKEPFCVINCDDFYGRDAFMQIGKYLSNLPEGAKNQYAMVGFRVSNTLSENGTVARGVCAYNDKRHLTDVVERTEIVRCAEDGSKAGEADQPIRYKDENGKWVALGENVPVSMNMWGFTPDYFEYSEAYFKEFLSDPKNMENLKAEFFIPLMVNKLINDGTATCEVLDTTSVWFGVTYAADRDATVARIKKLVDEGVYPNKLF; translated from the coding sequence ATGAAACCAACTCTATTCTTACTCGCTGCAGGAATGGGTAGCCGCTATGGTGGCCTGAAGCAGCTCGACGGTCTGGGCCCCAACGGTGAGACCATCATGGACTACAGTATTTACGATGCTATCCAGGCTGGATTCGGCAAAATCGTATGGGTTATCCGTAAGGATTTCGAAGAGCAATTCCGCACACAGATTCTTGCAAAATATCAGGGACAGGTTCCTTGTGAGCTCTGCTTCCAGGCTCTTGATGCACTGCCCGAGGGCTTCAAAGTACCAGAAGGCCGCGTAAAGCCTTGGGGAACGAACCATGCAGTACTGATGGGTAAGGATGTGATTAAGGAGCCTTTCTGCGTGATTAACTGCGACGACTTCTACGGTCGCGATGCTTTCATGCAGATTGGTAAGTATCTGAGCAACCTGCCCGAGGGTGCTAAGAACCAGTATGCAATGGTAGGTTTCCGCGTAAGCAACACGCTGAGTGAGAACGGTACTGTGGCTCGCGGCGTATGTGCCTATAACGACAAGCGTCATCTGACCGACGTAGTAGAGCGTACGGAGATTGTGCGTTGTGCTGAAGACGGTTCTAAGGCAGGTGAGGCTGACCAGCCTATCCGCTACAAGGACGAGAACGGCAAATGGGTTGCTCTGGGTGAGAACGTGCCCGTATCAATGAACATGTGGGGCTTCACTCCCGACTACTTCGAGTATAGCGAGGCTTACTTCAAGGAGTTCCTCAGCGATCCGAAGAACATGGAGAACCTGAAGGCTGAGTTCTTCATTCCTCTCATGGTGAACAAGCTCATCAACGATGGTACTGCTACCTGCGAGGTACTTGATACCACCAGCGTATGGTTTGGCGTGACTTATGCTGCTGACCGCGACGCTACCGTGGCTCGTATCAAGAAGCTGGTTGACGAGGGTGTTTATCCCAACAAACTTTTTTAA
- a CDS encoding bifunctional oligoribonuclease/PAP phosphatase NrnA, which translates to MLENIINEQACEQLRTLVSHAETIICVCHRSPDGDAIGAVLGWSECLRMMGKEPQMIVPDQYPDFLQWLPNTEKIIRYDKHKEGCDWTLRHADLIFCLDFNTTSRTGEMDAVLASSPAKKVLIDHHLNPDVDTALTISFPKASSTCELVFRLAWQLGLFEDATKHFAVPVYCGMMTDTGGFTFNSNDPDIFFIIGQLLTKHINKDKIYRNVYHNYSESRIRLMGYVMYEKMVYDAQRHAAYFTLSREDLKRFNFIKGDAEGLVNIPQQIKGLKLSISLREDTEKENLIWVSLRSVDDFPCNEVAAQFFNGGGHLNASGGRLECSLEEAVKITQQAILAFEEKLKS; encoded by the coding sequence ATGTTAGAAAACATTATAAATGAACAAGCGTGCGAGCAACTTCGCACGCTTGTTTCTCATGCAGAGACTATCATTTGTGTATGTCACCGTAGTCCCGACGGCGATGCTATAGGTGCTGTTCTGGGGTGGAGTGAATGCCTGCGCATGATGGGCAAGGAGCCCCAGATGATAGTACCCGACCAGTACCCCGACTTCCTGCAGTGGCTACCTAACACAGAAAAGATTATTCGCTACGACAAGCATAAAGAAGGATGTGACTGGACGTTGAGACATGCAGACCTTATTTTCTGCCTGGACTTTAACACCACGAGCCGTACAGGAGAGATGGATGCCGTACTGGCTTCATCGCCAGCCAAGAAAGTGCTCATTGACCATCACTTGAATCCTGATGTAGATACTGCACTCACCATTTCATTTCCAAAGGCATCATCGACCTGCGAGTTGGTGTTCCGCCTTGCTTGGCAACTAGGCCTCTTTGAGGATGCCACCAAGCATTTTGCAGTACCCGTTTATTGCGGCATGATGACCGATACGGGTGGCTTTACTTTTAATAGCAATGATCCCGATATTTTCTTTATCATCGGACAGTTGCTCACGAAGCATATCAACAAGGATAAGATTTATCGCAACGTCTATCACAACTACTCAGAAAGCCGTATCCGACTGATGGGCTATGTGATGTACGAGAAGATGGTCTATGATGCTCAGCGCCATGCTGCCTATTTCACCCTGAGTCGCGAAGACCTGAAGCGCTTTAATTTCATCAAGGGCGACGCAGAAGGTCTTGTAAACATCCCTCAACAAATCAAAGGACTGAAGCTCAGTATCTCATTACGTGAAGATACGGAGAAGGAAAACCTGATATGGGTAAGTTTGCGTTCTGTAGATGATTTCCCCTGTAATGAGGTTGCTGCTCAGTTCTTTAATGGCGGTGGTCATCTGAACGCTTCAGGAGGTCGTTTAGAGTGTTCGCTCGAAGAAGCCGTGAAGATTACGCAGCAAGCCATTCTGGCTTTCGAGGAAAAATTGAAAAGTTAA
- a CDS encoding DUF4827 domain-containing protein, with protein sequence MKKVFFLLAILGVIMSFAACNDYETYGEKKDKERAAIRNFIAEQGIKVISESEFHAKGDVTDTAKNEFVYLDNDGVYMQIMYKGYGEPLPNNEQVTLIIRFFEMCIMDSTQIYNDATPYDPDYMIVKRTGTSYSASLTTNSLMYSTYGTTSVASGLLSPLPYINVGREDDETGHIAKVKLIVPHSKGHTTASSYVYPYYYEISYQRAD encoded by the coding sequence ATGAAAAAAGTATTCTTTTTACTGGCAATCCTTGGTGTAATCATGAGTTTCGCAGCATGTAACGACTATGAAACTTATGGAGAGAAAAAGGACAAGGAGCGTGCAGCCATTAGAAATTTCATTGCCGAGCAAGGTATTAAGGTCATCTCCGAAAGCGAGTTTCATGCTAAAGGTGATGTTACTGACACCGCTAAGAACGAGTTCGTATATCTAGACAATGATGGTGTCTATATGCAGATTATGTATAAGGGGTATGGTGAACCGTTACCTAACAATGAGCAAGTGACACTGATTATACGTTTCTTTGAGATGTGTATCATGGACTCTACTCAGATATACAACGATGCAACTCCCTACGACCCAGACTATATGATTGTGAAGCGCACTGGCACATCTTATTCTGCCTCTCTCACCACTAATAGTCTGATGTACTCTACTTATGGAACCACATCTGTTGCTTCTGGTTTGTTGTCTCCACTCCCCTACATCAACGTAGGTCGTGAGGATGACGAGACTGGTCATATAGCAAAAGTTAAGCTTATTGTGCCCCACTCTAAGGGTCACACTACCGCTTCTAGCTATGTTTATCCCTATTATTACGAGATAAGCTATCAAAGAGCGGATTGA
- the glmM gene encoding phosphoglucosamine mutase: MTLIKSISGIRGTIGGHTGDTLNPLDIVKFTTAYATFINGKKIVVGRDGRISGPMVRDVVCGTLVGMGYEVIDIGLATTPTTELAVRWHKADGGIIITASHNPTQWNALKLLNSEGEFLTAADGAEVLAIAEKEDFDYAPVEKLGRVIKDDTMNQQHIQSVLDLRLVDVEAIKARKFRVCADTINSVGGIILPDLFKALGVDFEILNSECTGQFAHNPEPLEKNLQGIMDKMKQGGFDLGIVVDPDVDRLAFICEDGKMFGEEYTLVSVADYVLSHDKGNTVSNLSSTRALRDVTEKHGGKYTAAAVGEVNVTTKMKEVGAVIGGEGNGGVIYPESHYGRDALVGIGLFLSSLAQKGMKASELRKTFPDYQIAKNRIDLTPETDVDAILVKVKEMFAQDSEAVVNDIDGVKIDFPTKWVHLRKSNTEPIIRVYSEAQTMDEADALGKRLMQVVYDMQ, from the coding sequence ATGACACTGATAAAATCTATATCTGGCATCCGCGGTACTATTGGTGGACATACGGGCGACACGCTCAATCCCCTGGACATCGTGAAATTTACAACGGCCTATGCCACGTTTATTAACGGCAAGAAGATTGTTGTAGGTCGTGACGGACGTATCTCTGGTCCTATGGTACGCGACGTAGTTTGCGGCACATTGGTTGGTATGGGCTACGAAGTGATTGACATCGGTCTGGCTACTACACCTACCACTGAGCTGGCAGTACGTTGGCACAAGGCCGATGGTGGTATCATCATCACCGCCAGTCACAACCCCACACAGTGGAACGCCCTGAAGTTGCTCAACAGCGAGGGTGAGTTCCTGACTGCTGCTGATGGTGCAGAAGTACTGGCTATCGCCGAGAAAGAAGACTTCGACTATGCTCCCGTTGAGAAGCTGGGTCGTGTCATCAAGGACGACACCATGAACCAGCAGCATATCCAGTCTGTGCTCGACCTCCGTCTGGTTGATGTAGAGGCTATCAAGGCTCGTAAGTTCCGTGTATGCGCTGATACCATCAACTCTGTTGGCGGCATCATCCTGCCCGACCTGTTCAAGGCTCTGGGCGTAGATTTCGAGATTCTGAACAGCGAGTGCACTGGTCAGTTTGCCCATAACCCCGAACCTCTGGAGAAAAACCTGCAGGGCATCATGGACAAGATGAAGCAGGGTGGTTTCGACCTTGGTATCGTAGTTGACCCCGATGTTGACCGTCTGGCATTCATCTGCGAAGACGGCAAGATGTTTGGCGAGGAATACACGCTGGTTTCCGTAGCTGACTATGTACTGTCACACGACAAGGGCAATACCGTTTCTAACCTGAGTTCTACCCGTGCATTAAGAGACGTCACAGAGAAGCATGGCGGCAAATATACCGCTGCTGCCGTGGGCGAGGTCAATGTCACCACAAAGATGAAGGAAGTAGGTGCTGTGATTGGTGGTGAAGGCAATGGCGGTGTGATCTATCCTGAAAGCCACTATGGTCGCGATGCCCTCGTAGGTATCGGTCTGTTCCTGAGCAGTCTGGCTCAGAAAGGCATGAAGGCCAGCGAACTGCGCAAGACCTTCCCCGACTATCAGATTGCCAAGAACCGTATCGACCTTACCCCTGAGACTGATGTTGATGCAATCCTCGTGAAGGTAAAGGAGATGTTTGCTCAGGATTCTGAGGCTGTAGTCAACGACATCGATGGTGTGAAGATTGACTTCCCCACAAAATGGGTACACCTGCGCAAGTCGAACACAGAGCCTATCATCCGTGTTTACAGCGAGGCACAGACCATGGACGAGGCCGACGCACTGGGCAAGCGCCTGATGCAGGTGGTTTACGATATGCAGTAA